Below is a genomic region from Echinicola rosea.
ACACCGCATCATTGGTAAATATCAAAAGCGTATTGGTAAGGCCGGTAAATTCTATATGGGTATTGGTTCCGATTACCATATTGCCGGATCCATCCAAGTAATGTCCCATTTCCTTAAAGTAATCGTAAATTGCCTCAAACGACCCCATATCGGACCACTCAAAGTCTGCGGACACGACTTTTATCTTCTTTGATCGCTCCATCACTGCATAATCCACAGAAAGTGACGGGATTTGAAGCGACTCTTTTTGGGGGAGGAAGATTTGCTTCTTGAGCATATAGGCAGCGTAAGCTTGGTCAAAAATCTCCGTTTCATACTTTCTCAGCTCCTCCAGAAAAACGCCTGCTTTGAAGCAAAACATGCCCGAATTCCACAAATAACCTCCGTTTTTGAAAAAGTAATTTGCTCTTTCCAGCCCAGGCTTTTCATGGAATTCCTTGACATCTTCTCCCAATGCCTCGATATAGCCATAGCCCGTCTCGGGATGGCTAGGCTTAAGCCCGAATGTGACGATATTTTCCTCTGTAGCCAGCGCAATGGCTCGCTTCACCGCTGCTTCATAAGCGTCTCCCGGAGAGATAAGATGATCCGATGGTGTCACGAAAAGTATATCCTCTTCTTGGCAGTGAAAAGCCGAAAAGGCAATGGCAGCAGCAGTATTCCTTGGGCTGGCCTCCACAAGCTCAGTATAAGGACCAAGATTATCGCCTTCCATGTCCTTTCTGGTCAACTCATAATTATCTTTATTGCCCACCACCAGTATCTCATCAGCATACAGTCGGTTTCTGGCCACCGTCTTTTGAAACAACGTTTTGCCCTCGAAAATCGGCAAATACTGCTTTGGGCGGCTTTTTCTGGAAAGCGGCCATAGCCTACTCCCTACACCACCTGAAAGCACCACATTAACAATCCTGCTCATACGGGCACTTTTAGTATTTTATCAAAATAATTTATGGTCTCGATCAAACCTTCCCGGAGCTTCACTTTAGGTTCCCAGTCCAACTCTTTCTTGGCCATATGGATAATCGGTTGCCGCTGCATAGGGTCATCCTGTGGAAGTGGCAAAAATTTCAGCTGACTGCCGCTTCCCACCAAATCCAATATCTCCTGGGCCAACTCCAACATGGTGAATTCTCCCGGGTTTCCGATATTGACAGGGCCCGTAAATCCTTCTCTGGAATTCATCAGCCGGTACATTCCTTCGATCAAGTCCTCCACATAACAAAAGCTCCGGGTCTGCATCCCATCACCGAAAATGGTAATGTCCTTTCCTTTCAATGCCTGCACAATGAAATTGCTCACTACCCTCCCATCATTGGGGTGCATTCGTGGACCATAGGTGTTAAATATCCGCATGACCTTGATATCCA
It encodes:
- a CDS encoding mannose-1-phosphate guanylyltransferase, which produces MSRIVNVVLSGGVGSRLWPLSRKSRPKQYLPIFEGKTLFQKTVARNRLYADEILVVGNKDNYELTRKDMEGDNLGPYTELVEASPRNTAAAIAFSAFHCQEEDILFVTPSDHLISPGDAYEAAVKRAIALATEENIVTFGLKPSHPETGYGYIEALGEDVKEFHEKPGLERANYFFKNGGYLWNSGMFCFKAGVFLEELRKYETEIFDQAYAAYMLKKQIFLPQKESLQIPSLSVDYAVMERSKKIKVVSADFEWSDMGSFEAIYDYFKEMGHYLDGSGNMVIGTNTHIEFTGLTNTLLIFTNDAVLALKKENSQEVKEVFQRLENERPELVR